In Tenuifilum sp. 4138str, a single window of DNA contains:
- a CDS encoding GH92 family glycosyl hydrolase gives MGKYCTTLTITLLFSTCAIFAQPKNYIKWVNPFIGTERMGHTFPGATVPFGAVQLSPDTDTIPYSSNGKYNPDVYKYCAGYQYGDSTIVGFSHTHFSGTGHSDLGDILVMPTVGKLYLNPGTASNTNTGYRSKFSHSNEFAEPNYYRVKLLDYNILAELTTTTRVGLHRYTFPETDSAHIIIDLVHGIYNYPEKNVWTFIRVENDTLITGYRQTSGWARTRTVYFAITFSKPFKTYGIINGDKLIYKGFWRKFNQNTNFPENAGREIRCHFDFSTANHEQILLKVALSPVSTSGAVENLNAEAPGWDFDAIKNKGQEQWNDELGKIEVETLTDSDKVNFYTSMYHAFLSPTIYMDTDRKYRGLDQNIYTATNFDNYTTFSLWDTYRALHPLFNIIQPKRNVDMVKSMLAHYSQSVHGMLPIWSHYANENWCMIGYHAVSVIADAAVKGNDGFDLPYALMACVQSAKNNWYDGLGYYRELGYVPEDISGSSVSKTLEYAYDDWCIAQLAKKLNREDIYNEFISRSNNFQNVFDKSIGFMRPRLSNGSFKTSFNVLSTHGQGFIEGNSWNYSLYVPHNPDALVSMLGGKKQLRTYLDTLFTMHLPDEYFSETEDITRDGLIGNYVHGNEPSHHVPYLYNWTDNPWKTQYWVRTICNLMYQPKPDGLSGNDDCGQMSAWYIFSALGFYPVAPASPNYAIGSPLVTKATIKLENGKTLIISTQNQAKNNVYVQKVLLNGKPYSSYFLNHNDIASGGEITFIMGDKPKKLK, from the coding sequence ATGGGAAAGTATTGCACTACACTAACAATTACCTTACTTTTTTCAACTTGTGCAATTTTTGCACAACCTAAGAATTATATCAAATGGGTAAACCCATTCATTGGAACTGAGCGAATGGGGCATACTTTCCCTGGCGCAACCGTTCCGTTTGGGGCAGTGCAACTTAGTCCCGATACCGATACTATCCCCTACTCTTCCAATGGCAAGTACAATCCCGATGTTTACAAGTATTGCGCTGGTTATCAGTACGGGGACAGTACCATAGTTGGCTTTAGCCATACCCATTTTAGCGGAACAGGGCATTCCGACCTTGGTGATATTCTTGTGATGCCAACCGTTGGCAAGCTTTACTTAAACCCCGGAACTGCTTCCAATACAAATACAGGGTATCGCTCCAAATTTTCTCATTCCAATGAGTTTGCCGAACCAAACTACTACAGGGTCAAACTCTTAGATTATAACATTCTTGCAGAGCTAACTACCACCACAAGGGTTGGGCTACATCGTTACACATTCCCTGAAACCGACTCAGCGCACATAATCATTGACCTTGTTCATGGCATTTATAATTATCCCGAAAAAAACGTTTGGACATTCATTCGGGTTGAAAACGATACCCTTATAACCGGGTACCGACAAACATCAGGATGGGCACGCACCCGTACTGTATACTTTGCCATTACCTTTTCAAAGCCATTTAAAACCTATGGCATAATCAATGGCGATAAGTTGATTTATAAAGGTTTTTGGCGAAAATTCAATCAAAACACCAATTTCCCTGAAAATGCTGGGCGTGAAATTCGTTGCCACTTCGACTTTTCAACTGCAAACCATGAACAAATATTGCTAAAAGTTGCATTATCGCCCGTGAGTACCAGCGGAGCAGTTGAAAATCTAAATGCCGAAGCTCCAGGCTGGGATTTTGATGCCATCAAAAATAAGGGTCAAGAGCAATGGAATGATGAGCTAGGTAAAATTGAAGTCGAAACCCTTACTGATAGTGACAAGGTAAACTTTTACACATCGATGTACCATGCCTTTCTAAGTCCAACCATTTACATGGATACAGATAGGAAATATCGAGGGCTTGACCAAAACATTTACACAGCAACCAATTTTGATAACTACACTACCTTCTCGCTCTGGGACACATATAGAGCTTTGCATCCGCTTTTTAATATTATACAGCCAAAACGAAATGTCGATATGGTAAAATCGATGTTGGCTCATTACAGTCAAAGCGTCCATGGCATGCTCCCTATATGGTCGCACTACGCAAATGAGAACTGGTGCATGATTGGATACCATGCCGTATCAGTGATTGCCGACGCAGCCGTTAAAGGCAACGATGGCTTTGATTTACCCTATGCGCTTATGGCTTGCGTTCAAAGCGCTAAAAACAACTGGTACGATGGGTTAGGCTATTACAGAGAACTTGGTTATGTTCCTGAGGATATATCGGGGAGTTCTGTTTCCAAAACCCTTGAATACGCTTACGACGATTGGTGCATTGCACAACTTGCTAAAAAACTGAATAGAGAGGATATTTACAACGAGTTCATAAGTCGTTCAAACAATTTTCAAAACGTATTCGATAAGTCCATTGGGTTTATGCGTCCTCGTTTATCAAACGGGAGTTTCAAAACTAGTTTTAATGTGCTTAGCACACATGGACAAGGGTTTATTGAGGGTAACTCATGGAACTATAGCCTTTATGTACCCCATAACCCCGATGCTTTGGTAAGCATGCTTGGTGGGAAAAAGCAACTCCGAACGTATCTTGACACTCTCTTTACCATGCATCTTCCGGATGAATACTTTTCCGAAACCGAAGACATAACCCGCGATGGGTTGATAGGTAATTACGTTCATGGGAATGAACCGTCGCACCATGTTCCATATCTCTACAACTGGACTGATAACCCTTGGAAAACGCAGTATTGGGTTAGAACCATTTGCAACCTAATGTACCAACCTAAACCTGACGGATTAAGCGGAAATGATGATTGCGGACAGATGAGTGCCTGGTACATTTTTAGCGCCCTTGGTTTCTATCCTGTAGCACCTGCATCGCCAAACTATGCTATTGGCAGCCCATTGGTTACCAAAGCCACAATTAAACTGGAAAACGGAAAAACACTTATAATTTCAACCCAAAATCAAGCTAAAAACAATGTTTATGTTCAGAAGGTGTTGCTTAATGGCAAACCTTACAGTAGTTACTTTTTAAACCATAACGATATAGCAAGTGGTGGTGAAATAACATTCATTATGGGTGATAAACCCAAAAAGTTAAAGTGA
- a CDS encoding alpha/beta hydrolase family protein: protein MKLTALFPVLLLTVNLFAQNSSKKFLGHEVYDSWNDILKPSISNNGILVSYEVNPQKGDGVLWVYIDSTRGNLQFPRGYNAKFSPNSNFIAFQVKPKFEVTRQAKLAKKKADELPKDSIKVYVFANSIGYSFPNAKSYRIPEDEGNYIALLTELAKNKEESDSTKKESKKKSSTKKSSTVGTLTILNPINDFSLSIDSVNQYTISKNGQFVAYSKLVGDSIKLSSLYIFDTKNHSTSEIFKLNGEIAQVNFDDKGYQLAFVFTSDTGKVKEYALYYWESKNRKVQLAVDKATNGMPKGWMVSQHFEPYFSANGKRLFFGTKPIPDKEGKDTLLDDEKAEFDIWSWNDTLLQTQQKVRLKETDKKSFMAVYHISEKRMLQLTNDSIERVKISLKGDAPYALVSCNKPYLYAMTWESPLKSDYYLVDINTGKYELLLKGLPFQPQLSPSGKYVAYYNPADSSWYTWSKKEGKTISQTKGLPANFYDEQNDIPQIPRPYGYAGWVENDKYFLVYDKYDIWALDPTGKVKPTCITNSSGRTLKNTYRIVQTNDDDYLSYSNYELVEIFNNSTKQAGFGLIQVNSQTGVDQKFLTNHKYRFVSKAKNSNALIWQRESFNEYRDLWIGSMNFLAQTKISNANPALNSFRLGTVKLYKWIDFNRDSVEGLLYLPDDFDPNRKYPMMVYFYETHTENLFNFYDPKPSRSVISPSMFVSNGYIVFMPNIKYQIGYPGRSAYDAVISGTMSLIKEGFVDKDRIGVQGQSWGGYQVAYLITQTNLFKAASAGAPVSNMTSAYGGIRWGSGMARMFQYEHTQSRIGGTLWDKPLHFIENSPLFYAPRVNTPLLIRHDDADGAVPWYQGIELFLALRRLGKPVWLINYNNDDHNLTRYPNRVDWSIRMQQFFDYYLKDAPMPMWMNGLPQTQKGKTMGYDPMNK, encoded by the coding sequence ATGAAGCTCACAGCCTTATTTCCGGTTTTGCTACTAACAGTCAATCTTTTTGCACAAAACAGTTCCAAAAAATTTCTAGGCCATGAAGTGTATGACAGCTGGAACGATATTTTAAAACCAAGTATTTCCAACAATGGAATACTCGTAAGCTACGAGGTCAACCCCCAAAAAGGCGATGGAGTGCTATGGGTTTATATCGATAGCACAAGAGGCAATCTTCAGTTCCCAAGAGGGTATAATGCGAAATTCTCACCCAACAGCAACTTTATAGCTTTTCAGGTCAAACCTAAATTTGAAGTGACCCGCCAAGCCAAGCTGGCAAAAAAGAAAGCTGATGAGCTGCCAAAGGATTCCATCAAGGTATATGTGTTTGCAAATTCAATTGGCTACTCCTTTCCAAATGCAAAATCGTATAGGATTCCTGAAGATGAGGGAAATTATATAGCATTACTGACTGAACTAGCCAAAAATAAAGAGGAAAGCGATTCAACAAAAAAAGAGTCGAAAAAGAAAAGCTCAACCAAAAAAAGTAGTACGGTGGGCACCCTAACCATACTTAACCCTATAAATGATTTTTCCCTTAGTATCGATAGCGTTAATCAGTACACCATAAGCAAAAACGGACAATTTGTTGCATACAGCAAATTGGTGGGCGACTCCATAAAACTTTCATCGTTGTATATTTTCGACACAAAAAACCACTCTACCTCAGAGATTTTCAAATTGAATGGAGAGATTGCACAGGTTAACTTTGACGACAAGGGTTATCAACTAGCCTTTGTATTTACAAGCGATACCGGAAAAGTAAAAGAATACGCACTATACTACTGGGAATCAAAAAACCGAAAAGTTCAGCTTGCAGTAGATAAAGCCACAAACGGTATGCCTAAAGGCTGGATGGTTAGTCAGCACTTTGAACCCTATTTCTCGGCCAACGGAAAAAGATTGTTTTTTGGAACAAAGCCCATTCCCGATAAGGAGGGAAAAGACACCCTCCTTGACGATGAAAAGGCAGAGTTTGACATTTGGAGCTGGAACGATACCCTTTTGCAAACCCAGCAAAAAGTTAGGCTGAAAGAGACCGATAAAAAATCGTTCATGGCCGTATACCACATTAGTGAAAAAAGAATGCTACAGCTTACAAACGATTCAATTGAAAGGGTAAAGATCTCCTTAAAAGGCGATGCACCATATGCGCTTGTATCGTGCAACAAACCCTATTTATATGCCATGACATGGGAAAGCCCTCTAAAATCGGACTACTACCTGGTTGATATCAATACGGGGAAATATGAGCTTTTACTAAAAGGTTTACCATTTCAGCCTCAACTATCGCCATCGGGAAAGTACGTTGCATACTACAACCCTGCCGATAGCTCATGGTATACCTGGAGCAAGAAAGAGGGTAAAACCATAAGCCAAACCAAGGGTTTACCCGCTAACTTTTACGATGAACAAAACGACATACCTCAAATACCCCGACCATATGGATATGCAGGTTGGGTTGAAAATGATAAATATTTTTTGGTTTACGACAAGTATGACATTTGGGCTTTAGACCCAACCGGGAAGGTGAAACCAACATGTATTACAAACAGTTCGGGTAGAACTCTGAAAAACACTTACAGAATAGTTCAAACAAACGATGATGACTATCTGAGCTATAGCAACTATGAACTGGTTGAAATCTTTAATAACTCCACAAAACAAGCTGGGTTTGGCTTAATACAAGTAAATAGTCAAACTGGGGTTGACCAAAAATTCCTAACCAACCATAAGTACAGATTCGTATCAAAGGCAAAAAACAGCAATGCTTTGATCTGGCAAAGGGAATCATTTAACGAGTATCGCGATTTATGGATTGGCAGCATGAACTTTTTGGCTCAGACAAAAATTTCAAATGCTAACCCTGCACTCAATAGCTTCAGGTTGGGTACAGTTAAGCTGTATAAGTGGATTGACTTTAACCGCGATTCAGTTGAAGGGTTGCTTTACCTCCCCGACGATTTTGACCCGAACCGTAAATACCCAATGATGGTTTACTTTTACGAAACCCATACCGAAAACCTTTTCAACTTCTACGATCCCAAGCCAAGCCGTTCCGTAATATCGCCTTCCATGTTTGTTAGCAATGGTTACATTGTTTTTATGCCCAACATTAAGTATCAAATAGGGTATCCGGGACGGAGCGCCTACGATGCTGTTATAAGCGGAACCATGTCGTTAATAAAGGAAGGATTTGTTGATAAGGACAGAATAGGTGTGCAAGGTCAAAGCTGGGGTGGATACCAGGTGGCTTACCTTATCACTCAAACCAACCTGTTTAAAGCAGCCTCGGCTGGGGCGCCTGTATCAAATATGACAAGTGCGTATGGAGGAATCCGCTGGGGATCGGGTATGGCCCGCATGTTTCAGTATGAGCACACCCAAAGCCGGATAGGAGGAACCCTTTGGGATAAACCCTTACATTTTATTGAGAACAGCCCCCTCTTTTACGCTCCCAGGGTTAATACGCCATTACTTATTAGACACGACGATGCCGATGGTGCCGTTCCATGGTATCAGGGTATTGAACTTTTCCTTGCTCTCCGTAGGCTGGGCAAACCGGTTTGGTTAATCAACTATAACAACGATGATCATAACCTTACCCGTTATCCCAACAGGGTTGACTGGTCAATTCGCATGCAACAATTCTTTGACTACTACTTGAAGGATGCACCAATGCCTATGTGGATGAACGGTTTGCCTCAAACCCAAAAAGGAAAAACTATGGGGTATGACCCAATGAATAAATGA
- the hisIE gene encoding bifunctional phosphoribosyl-AMP cyclohydrolase/phosphoribosyl-ATP diphosphatase HisIE, protein MTTLNFDKLNGLLPAIIQDAATGKVLMLGFMNREALEVTRKTGLATFYSRTRRQIWTKGETSGNFLKVMEIIPDCDGDTLLVKVTPQGPVCHTGNDTCFNETNGNTLGFIDYLEDIIENRKQASADQSYTAKLLAAGTKRIAKKVGEEAVELALEAENGTDERLLDEAADLIYHTLVLLSSRNLKFSKVIETLRTRHTDSKVSNSEVEDFKRGEKQWGK, encoded by the coding sequence ATGACTACACTAAATTTTGACAAACTAAATGGATTGCTTCCTGCAATTATTCAGGATGCAGCCACAGGTAAAGTGCTAATGCTTGGGTTTATGAACCGCGAAGCACTTGAAGTTACACGTAAAACGGGGCTTGCCACATTCTACAGCAGAACTCGCCGACAAATATGGACAAAAGGCGAAACCTCAGGAAATTTTCTTAAGGTAATGGAGATAATTCCCGATTGCGATGGCGATACGCTTTTGGTAAAGGTTACACCACAAGGGCCGGTGTGTCACACAGGAAACGATACCTGTTTCAATGAGACAAATGGGAACACCCTAGGCTTTATTGATTACCTTGAGGATATAATTGAAAACCGCAAGCAAGCAAGTGCCGACCAAAGCTACACAGCCAAACTTTTAGCTGCAGGCACCAAACGCATAGCCAAAAAGGTAGGCGAGGAAGCCGTTGAGCTTGCGCTTGAGGCCGAAAATGGTACCGACGAGCGATTGCTCGACGAAGCCGCCGATTTGATTTACCACACCCTGGTTCTGCTATCGAGCCGTAACCTTAAATTCAGTAAAGTTATTGAAACACTCAGAACCCGACACACCGATTCAAAAGTGAGCAACAGTGAGGTTGAAGATTTTAAGCGAGGCGAAAAACAGTGGGGCAAGTAA
- the hisF gene encoding imidazole glycerol phosphate synthase subunit HisF translates to MLAKRIIPCLDIKNGRTVKGVNFENLADAGDPVYLAEKYYNEGADELVLLDISATLEGRETFIEVVRNVAKAIAIPFTVGGGIISVDQAERLIKAGADKISINTAAIQKPELIGKMAYAFGRQCVVVAIDTMLTDKGWEVVSHAGTKRTGIKALEWAKTCEILGAGEILLTSHTSDGTREGFAVDITRKISQSISIPVIASGGAGLPEHFAEVLTTGMADAALAAGVFHYGILSIPQVKKYLQSRNIEVRY, encoded by the coding sequence ATGCTTGCAAAACGAATAATACCATGCCTCGACATCAAGAATGGCCGAACCGTTAAAGGTGTGAATTTTGAAAACCTTGCCGATGCGGGCGATCCAGTATATCTGGCCGAAAAGTATTACAACGAAGGAGCCGATGAGCTAGTGCTGCTGGATATCTCCGCTACCCTTGAGGGGCGCGAAACCTTTATTGAAGTTGTGCGCAATGTGGCTAAAGCTATAGCTATTCCTTTCACTGTTGGTGGGGGAATAATTTCAGTAGATCAAGCTGAAAGGCTTATTAAAGCCGGCGCGGATAAGATTTCCATTAACACTGCCGCAATTCAGAAACCAGAGCTTATTGGCAAAATGGCCTATGCCTTTGGAAGGCAATGTGTGGTTGTTGCCATCGATACTATGCTTACCGATAAAGGCTGGGAGGTTGTAAGCCATGCAGGAACAAAAAGAACGGGCATAAAAGCCCTTGAATGGGCAAAAACCTGCGAAATACTTGGAGCTGGTGAAATACTTCTCACTTCACACACATCCGATGGAACAAGGGAAGGGTTTGCAGTTGACATCACCCGAAAAATTTCCCAAAGCATAAGTATTCCTGTCATTGCATCGGGAGGCGCAGGATTGCCTGAGCATTTTGCAGAAGTATTAACCACAGGCATGGCCGATGCAGCCTTGGCTGCAGGCGTGTTCCATTACGGCATACTTTCAATTCCACAGGTAAAAAAATATTTACAAAGCAGAAATATTGAAGTTAGATACTAA
- a CDS encoding HisA/HisF-related TIM barrel protein → MLVVPAIDIIDGKCVRLFQGDFLKVKEYDLNPVDQAKVFADMGLEHLHLIDLDGAKEGAPKNLRVLEQIVKSTSLKVDFGGGLRDLNSVNLAISAGAWKVNLGSMLLQANESFMNDIPTQKVIAAVDCEHLMVKTNGWQNQTRVRVDELLNRLLSMRIEHFTITDISRDGTLTAPAFSLYEDLRQKFPDVTIWASGGVSSVADVINLKKMAINGAIVGKAYYENKINLKELLQCLQNE, encoded by the coding sequence ATGTTAGTAGTGCCAGCAATCGATATAATTGATGGGAAATGCGTTAGGCTATTCCAGGGCGACTTTTTAAAAGTTAAGGAGTATGATTTAAATCCCGTTGACCAAGCCAAAGTATTTGCCGATATGGGATTGGAACACCTACACCTTATCGACCTTGACGGTGCAAAAGAGGGCGCTCCCAAGAACCTTAGGGTTCTGGAACAAATTGTAAAATCCACCTCCCTAAAAGTCGATTTTGGAGGGGGACTCCGCGACTTAAACTCAGTAAACCTTGCTATCAGCGCTGGGGCATGGAAGGTTAACCTCGGTTCAATGCTTTTACAGGCCAATGAATCGTTTATGAACGATATACCAACCCAGAAAGTTATAGCCGCAGTGGATTGTGAGCACTTAATGGTTAAAACTAATGGGTGGCAAAATCAAACAAGGGTCAGAGTTGACGAGCTTTTAAATCGCCTATTAAGTATGAGAATTGAACATTTCACTATTACTGACATAAGCCGCGATGGTACATTAACCGCACCCGCTTTTAGCCTTTACGAAGATTTACGACAGAAATTCCCCGATGTAACAATTTGGGCTAGCGGAGGAGTTAGCTCTGTAGCTGATGTTATTAACCTTAAAAAAATGGCCATAAATGGAGCTATTGTTGGTAAAGCATACTACGAGAACAAGATTAACCTAAAAGAACTACTACAATGCTTGCAAAACGAATAA
- the hisH gene encoding imidazole glycerol phosphate synthase subunit HisH: MKMNITIGIIQYGAGNQASVMNALDRLGVKNIPIVTPLDISKADKLIIPGVGHAKRAMEQLKETGLDAALQEATIPLLGICLGMQLLGEKSEEGDATCLRLCSFNTVKFNLSLKIPQMGWNKVTLSSNPLFSGLPQEEWFYFVHSYYVSKNQYTIATCNYGIEFTAAVQHKNFWGVQFHPEKSGKVGLQVLKNFIELC, translated from the coding sequence ATGAAAATGAATATTACCATAGGTATAATTCAATACGGAGCCGGCAATCAGGCTTCGGTAATGAATGCTCTGGACCGCTTAGGTGTGAAAAATATTCCAATTGTCACGCCACTGGATATCAGCAAAGCTGACAAGCTAATTATTCCCGGGGTTGGACATGCCAAAAGAGCAATGGAACAGTTAAAGGAAACTGGGCTTGATGCCGCTTTACAGGAAGCCACTATTCCGTTGCTTGGCATTTGCCTGGGTATGCAACTCCTTGGGGAGAAGAGCGAGGAGGGTGATGCCACTTGCCTGAGGTTATGCAGCTTTAATACTGTTAAGTTTAATTTATCGCTTAAAATACCCCAAATGGGTTGGAACAAAGTAACGCTAAGCAGCAATCCGTTATTCAGTGGATTGCCCCAAGAGGAATGGTTCTACTTTGTTCACAGCTACTATGTTTCTAAAAACCAGTACACGATTGCCACTTGTAACTATGGCATTGAATTTACTGCAGCAGTTCAGCATAAAAATTTTTGGGGAGTTCAATTTCACCCCGAAAAAAGCGGAAAAGTAGGATTACAAGTACTTAAAAACTTTATAGAGCTATGTTAG
- the hisB gene encoding bifunctional histidinol-phosphatase/imidazoleglycerol-phosphate dehydratase HisB: MKPILFIDRDGTLIKEPTDYQIDSFEKLDFMPGVFSWLGRICKEFDYYLVMVTNQDGLGTSSFPEDSFLGPHQVMLRALKAEGIQFDEILIDRSFPDENLPTRKPGIGLVKHLLNADFDIANSIVIGDRETDELFARNIGCQAIRLGTHATIPGSFTALNWEEVYNLVKPKRLAAISRKTNETDIAVNINLDGTGHAKVNTGIGFFDHMLEQFVKHSGIDIDIVCHGDLRVDEHHTIEDVGIALGEALRKALGDKAGISRYGFALPMDESRAMVLLDFGGRPYLVFKGSFSREFVGQMPTEMVKHFFHSLAYSAQVTLHIDFDGENDHHKVEAIFKAFARSLGMAIKKDGNSIPSTKGII; encoded by the coding sequence ATGAAACCAATACTTTTTATCGATCGCGATGGCACCTTAATAAAGGAGCCTACAGATTACCAAATTGACAGCTTTGAAAAGCTGGACTTTATGCCTGGAGTTTTTTCATGGCTAGGACGAATATGCAAGGAATTTGACTATTACCTGGTAATGGTAACCAATCAGGATGGTCTTGGAACGTCCAGTTTCCCTGAGGATAGTTTTTTAGGCCCACACCAGGTAATGCTTAGAGCACTTAAAGCAGAGGGTATTCAGTTCGATGAGATACTTATTGACCGTTCCTTCCCTGACGAGAATTTACCCACACGCAAACCTGGCATTGGCTTGGTTAAACATCTTCTAAATGCAGATTTTGACATTGCCAACTCCATTGTTATTGGCGATAGGGAAACCGATGAGTTATTTGCCAGAAACATTGGATGCCAAGCAATTCGCCTTGGAACTCATGCAACCATACCAGGTAGTTTTACTGCTTTGAACTGGGAAGAAGTTTATAACCTAGTAAAGCCTAAAAGGCTTGCTGCAATTTCACGTAAAACCAACGAAACTGACATCGCTGTAAACATTAACCTTGATGGAACAGGCCATGCAAAGGTAAATACAGGCATTGGATTCTTTGACCACATGCTTGAGCAGTTCGTCAAGCACTCAGGAATAGATATTGACATTGTATGCCATGGCGATTTACGGGTAGACGAGCACCACACCATTGAGGATGTGGGCATTGCTCTTGGCGAGGCGTTACGAAAGGCTCTAGGCGATAAGGCTGGTATTTCGCGATACGGATTTGCCTTACCCATGGACGAAAGCAGAGCAATGGTGTTGCTTGATTTTGGCGGTAGGCCATACTTGGTATTCAAGGGCAGTTTTTCTCGCGAATTCGTTGGACAAATGCCAACCGAAATGGTTAAGCACTTTTTCCATTCGCTTGCCTACTCCGCCCAAGTAACATTGCATATTGATTTTGATGGCGAAAACGACCACCATAAGGTGGAAGCAATTTTTAAGGCATTTGCACGGAGCCTTGGAATGGCAATTAAAAAGGATGGTAATAGTATTCCCAGCACAAAAGGTATTATTTAA
- the hisC gene encoding histidinol-phosphate transaminase: protein MMTLSETLELVRPNIMRLKPYSSARNEFTGGNAILLDANENPYNLWNDDLTVNRYPDPLQREAKLKIAKIKGISPEQIFLGNGSDEAVDLLIRCFCEPLTDSIAIFSPTYGIYSVCADVNNVQVKEFILNNDFSINLQQFFNGISPSTKVVFICSPNNPTGNAQPIGTIEQILSKFRGIVVVDEAYIDFCPEKTSLSLLNRYPNLVVLQTFSKAWAMAGARIGIAFANPKIIATLNKVKFPYNIGVPSLSVLSRAIEQYSNTKSLISQIVSERELLRLRLQQLSCVKMVYPSDSNFLLVKTTDANSVYNYLLNNGIVVRNRTHEPLCNNCLRITVGKPYENSKLIQILNTYRP from the coding sequence ATGATGACACTAAGTGAGACATTAGAACTGGTTCGCCCAAATATTATGAGGCTAAAACCTTACTCATCGGCGCGAAATGAGTTTACTGGAGGCAATGCTATTTTGCTCGATGCTAACGAAAACCCTTACAACCTTTGGAACGACGATTTGACTGTAAACCGCTACCCCGACCCACTGCAGCGTGAAGCAAAACTGAAAATAGCAAAAATCAAGGGAATTTCACCTGAGCAAATTTTTCTGGGCAATGGTAGCGATGAAGCGGTTGACCTATTAATACGTTGCTTTTGTGAACCATTAACCGATAGCATTGCAATATTTTCACCAACCTATGGGATTTACTCGGTTTGCGCTGATGTAAACAACGTGCAGGTCAAAGAATTTATTCTGAACAACGATTTTAGTATCAACCTCCAACAATTCTTTAATGGTATATCACCTAGCACTAAAGTTGTATTCATATGTAGTCCGAACAATCCCACAGGCAATGCTCAACCGATTGGAACAATTGAGCAAATTCTATCAAAATTTAGGGGAATAGTTGTGGTTGATGAAGCCTATATCGATTTCTGCCCTGAAAAAACTTCTCTTAGCCTCTTAAACCGATACCCAAACCTAGTTGTTTTGCAAACCTTTTCAAAGGCCTGGGCTATGGCAGGAGCTCGAATTGGGATTGCTTTTGCAAACCCCAAAATAATTGCCACACTTAACAAGGTTAAGTTCCCATACAACATTGGTGTACCCTCTCTTTCAGTTCTATCTAGAGCCATAGAGCAATATTCAAACACAAAATCGTTGATAAGTCAGATAGTTAGCGAAAGGGAACTTTTAAGATTAAGACTTCAACAATTGTCGTGTGTTAAAATGGTTTATCCTTCGGATTCAAACTTTTTGCTGGTAAAGACCACCGATGCTAACTCCGTATATAATTATTTGCTGAACAATGGAATAGTGGTACGAAACCGCACCCATGAACCATTGTGCAATAACTGTTTACGTATTACAGTGGGTAAACCCTATGAAAATAGCAAGTTAATTCAGATCCTTAACACGTACAGGCCATGA